TGTGTATCGGGATGGTTTTGCGTATGCAGCCTATCGGGCGCATTGGACCATCGGGCGAGTGGGTATACACGGGGCGGGATTTTATGTTTTCCTTGGCGATTGGGGTGAGGAGTCCACAGCTGAACAGCGAGTGGCTGTGTCTGTAAGTTTTGCCATTCATGAAGGCAAGCCAGGCTTCATGGTTGTCGATCCGGGGCAGATCGCAATCGCGCCGAATCCAGAGATCGGTAAGGGATTGAAACGTTCAGAGGTGATTGGGACGCCGATGGCGAATGAGGTTTTTGAGGTTTTGGATGCGATTTGGTTGCAGGATGAACGGATCGCAGAGGTAAGAAACTCGAGCGGCTGAAAGCTTTCTACGGAGGTGGACCTGGTTGTCCCCAGTACTGGTGACTGGTGGGGACAGGGGAATCGGGTAAGGTAATAGCGTTGACAGTGCAAAAATGCAGTTGTTTCGTGTGTGTAATTTAAGGCGTATGTCTGCGGCGCCGCACTGGAGATAAGACTTTGTTCTCATCAGGCCTGACGCAAGTCAGGCCTGTTTCTTTTTTGCTCTGGAGTGCCGAACCGGAATGAGAATTTGCTTTATTCCAGATTCAAACGTTCCCGGGAAGTGAGCCATTCGGCTGGGATGCCTTCACGACCGGTGTATAAGGAGACGATGCCTCCCACTATGGCGCAGTTGGTATCGCAATCACCATCGCCTTCAAGCGTTGAAATTAGCGCTTCTGAGAAATTGTCCAGGTGACGCGCGGCGCACCAGATGGCGAATGGAACCGTGTCGGGTGCGGTAACGAGAAAACCGCTGCCGAGGTGTTGCGCGGCTTTTTCCACTGATGTGACAGGGGGTAAATCGGAAGCATGCACGAGGGCATCGTGCGTTTCACCGGCAGGTGTGAGTTCAAGGACCGTTTTCCAAATGAGCTGGCGCGCTTCTTCGAGCGGACGAAGGCGATTTTGCCAGGTGACTCCCGCGGCGACGGCAACTGCAATGGCACCTGCAATTCCTTCCGGGTGGGAATGTGTGGGGACGCAAGATTGGCGGGCTTCATGCACCAGCCGAGGCAAGTCATCAGCGAAGTAAGCGCCGAGAGGGGCGACACGCATCGCGCCGCCGTTGCCTTTGGAACCTTCGCAGCTGAAAGCTTTTTTGTTCGCCACCTGCCAGTTCGTGCCTTCAAAGATGGCACGGAGAACCATGCGCGCGCCTTTGCCGTAACCGCGTTCGGGGTCGCGGTCATAACGAGCTGCGAAACGTTCCCCAAGACGTGCGGGATCGATGGTCTGAGCGGCTTTGAGTTCCTCGACGATGGCCATGGCCATTTGCGTATCGTCGGTGTGCCACCAGCCGGGAGGTGGTAATTGTTTGCTTGCAACAATGCGGCGGGCTGCCTTCGCGCGGGTGGAAAGCATTTCGCCAAAGGCGTCACCGACGGAGAGGCCGTCGAGAGAGATAAGGGCGCGTTCGAGAGGGCTGGAACGATTTGGTATGGCGGTCATCCGGGGGAGCTCAGTTTTTTGGGTTTTTCAGCGTTATGCCAGTCCATCAGGCAATAACGGCATTGTTTGGCGAGTGCGGTGATGAGGGGTTTGCCGCAATAAGGACAGGGAGCCGTAGTCCCCACAGCATCAGGACGACCGGAATGGTGAACCCAGAGTTTGGCCCAGCTCAAAGGCGCTCCGGTAGCAGATCTCAGTTCAACGATGGCCTGTATGGGGCTTCGTTGTCGGATGAGCACTAGGATTCGGTCACTGTTTTTGTCGTCTAGCTCTGCGAACTGGGGAATTAGCTGTTTGCATTTTGGGCAAAGAATTCCGCGCTTTGGCAGCGAATCTGTTGCCAAGGCCATTAGTTCTTCACGGGTATATGGCTTGTCAGGCATAGTGTTGTTGTAATCCTCAGTCCCCATTTGAAATGGCTTCAAGTGCTAGTGTATAGGAAATGTGAAGATGAATCCAATCAGGTTTTATGGATTCGGGGCCTCGGTTGATTGGTGTTGGTTCTACAGGAGCGTTAAAAAAAGAAAGGCACAACCCCTCGCCTAGCTGAGCCAGCTGGCATGCTTGGGCGTGTGGTGAAATTCAAGCCGCTCCAGCACGCCCGCAGCCGCCTCCGCCCCCGGCAAACACACCTTCATACAATGGTTTTTCTAGGGCGCTAGGCTGATGGCTGCGGGTGTTCGCGGAAAAATCGCACTAACTCCTGCGAAGCATTCGGGCCGGCAGGATCGGTAAAGGAGCCATTCACACTGCCCCCTGACCAAGCGTGACTGGCACCGTGTATGGTCCAGCGCTCCACCAGAGTCCGGCCGTCTGGATTTCCGTAAACTGCGCAGGAATAAGTCTTGCCGCCTGGCACCTGCCCCCGGCGCAGCGAAGACTCGTCAGGTCCGTCGCCAACCCACTGGCGGATGAACTCCTCGGCGTTGCGCGGATGCACCGTGGAATCACGATCTCCGTGAAAGAGGATTAGCGGAATAGATCGGCCAGGAGCCCCGGGTTGCCTGTCCAGGCCCAGGCCTTGCATCGCTTGCAGCGCGGACGGCAGATCATGCGCTTTACCCGGGGCTAGCCCGGAGTGCACGCCGACCGCCGCGAATAGTTCGGGATAGGTCGCCGCGAGGATGGCCGCCATCGCGCCGCCCGCCGACAAGCCCGCAATAAAGACGCGGTTCTGGTCAACGTTGTGCTCAGCCAGCACCTCGCGCGTCATGCCCGCGAGGATGGCCGGTTCGCCTCTCCCGCGCTGCTGGTCTGCGGACTGGAACCAATTCCAGCATCGGGAAGTGTTGGCGGCAACAGCCTGCTCGGGAAAAAGGACCAACAGCCCTTCTGCTTCCGCCACGAAGTTCATGCGAGTGCCGGCGGCAAAATCATCGGCGCTCTGAGTGCAGCCATGCAGCATCACGACCAGCGGCAGGCGTCGGCCATGATAACCGCTGGGAAGGTAGAGCTTGTAGGCACGGCTGCCGCTTTCCCCGGTGAACACTCCCGCGCGCCATTGACCGGCGGCAGGGGCGACGATCTCAGGCGCGAATTGCCGCCCGGAGCGGTCGCGCCACTGGACCTTGCCCAGAGTGTCGGGCTTCGGCAACCCGGCTAGTAAAGCACTCAGATTCGGTGGTGGAGTCACAGGAGCGGCGGGGGCTTGATGAGGGGGAGTGCGTTGGTCGGTTGGTCTGGGGGCGGATGTTCTCGCGTCTGGCTCAGCTCCCGTCGCCAGCGGAACCGCCAGCTCGGCTGGCTCTCTTGTGCTGCTGGACGTAACATCAATTGGCGGCGCCTCCACGACGCGCGCGCGAGTGGCCGTTGAAGCCTCTCCCATGCCCAGGCTGCGTCGGATCAGCGCGGCCGCCTCAGCCAATCGTCCCTCCCTTGTGAGTCGTGTCGCTTCCTCCATTTCGGTTTTCATACAGTCTATAGATCGATTCATATAATTCCTTGGTTTCCCCGATTGGGGGACTTCGTTGAAATCTCCTGCTGGGACTTGGCGGCTTTTATTGGAGGCGGCTGGCCAGGGCCCGTTTGACTCCCGCGCTGGCGTGGAAGGCGCCAAGAACATAAATCTCGTCAATGGTGGCCATGGCCAATTCCGGCGACACATCCTCGTCAATGGTGGCCAGGCCCAAGACTCGAATCCGGAGCTTCTGTCCAGCGGCCTGAACCGCCTCAAGGTCCTTGCGCGTAAAACGTTGCAAGCCAAGCACCAGCGTTTTCCGGACCGCGGCCTGCTTGAGCACATCCGCGTGAACCAACAATTGATTGCGGATAGCGGTGCGCAGAAAATCGGTGCGGGTTGAATAAAAGCCTTCCTGCACCAGCAGATCCACCTGCCCAAGATCGACTGGGCCAAGGTTAAGCGTAATTTTCTCGGTCTCTATTGCCATAATGAGTAGTTTCACCATCCGAATGCCATCTCTTGACCATCTCATGGGATGGTAGCCCGAGTTAAGCCCAGAGTCAACTGCGTTATACCGAATGCCAAAAATTAATTTCTGTAATGGGGAAAAGAACCGGATGAAAGGAGACAATAAGCCTGATGAAAGTGGAGACTGAAGAGCCATGGCCTTGGAGGAGAGGAACTTACTTTAGTCATTGGGTACAGCGTGCTTTTGATTTGAGGCGTCGTCGGCCTTAATGTGCATTGCGACCGATGCTCCCGGTTAACTTGAATTAAACTGGCTTAAGCCGAGATAAAAAGTTTATGGAGAGCGGTTCAATCGGAACACTCGGAGCAGCAACCCGTACGGGCAGGGTGTGACAAGAAGGCTTAGTATTCGCGCCATGTGTGACATGTTGGCGCAGTTTGGCGCACTTATTTTTTAGAGGAAAGACAGCTATAAATTCGCAATAGCTTGCTCTACAGCCACTTAGAAAATATGTGTCACGGGTGGCATGAACAATGCGGATACTGTCGTAGAAACGGATAGGCGGATAATAGGGACGAACGACTCATTGGCGTAAGGAGTCGTAGAAAGGCTGAAACAGATTTTATGGCAAAAGTACTCGGTATCGATTTAGGAACGACGAATAGCTGCATGGCAGTGATGGAGGGTGGCGAGCCTCTGGTTCTGGAGAATTCAGAAGGCAAACGGACGACCCCTTCTGTGGTTGCTTTCACCAAGAGTGGCGAGCGATTGGTCGGCGATGCTGCAAAGCGGCAGGCGGTCACCAATTCGCGCAACACGGTTTATTCCATCAAGCGCTTCATGGGACGCAAATTTGATGAGGTGCAGGAGGAAATCAAGCGGGTTCCCTATAAGGTGGTGCGCGCTTCGAATGGCGACGTGGCAGTGGAGGTTGAAGTGGAGGGCAAGTCGAAGCAATACAGCCCGCCGGAAGTTTCCGCCATGATCCTGGCCAAATTGAAGGCGGACGCTGAAATGCGTCTCGGTGAAACCATCACCCAGGCGGTCATCACTGTGCCGGCTTATTTTAATGATTCTCAACGCCAGGCGACCAAGGACGCGGGTCGGATCGCAGGACTTGAAGTGCTGCGCATCATTAACGAACCAACGGCGGCGTCGCTGGCTTACGGTTTGGACAAGAAGAAGGACGAGAAGATCGCGGTGTACGACCTTGGAGGCGGCACATTCGACATCTCGGTGCTGGAAATCGGTGATGGCGTGTTTGAAGTGAAGGCCACTAATGGTGACACGCACCTGGGTGGTGATGACTGGGACAACCGCATCATGGATTGGATCCTGGACGAATTCAAACGCGAACAGGGCATGGATTTGCGCAAGCAGCCGGATGCATTGCAACGCATCAAGGAAGAGGCTGAAAAGGCGAAGATAGCGCTTTCGAGCGCGCAGCAATACGACATCAACCTGCCGTTCATCACGGCGGATGCGAGCGGCCCGAAGCATATCAGCATGAAGCTGACCCGTGCGAAGATGGAACAGATTTGCGATGACTTGTTCGAACGCACGATCACGCCCGTCCGGAACTGCTTGAAGGATGCTGAAATTACGGCCGACAAAATCGATGAGCTCGTGTTGGTCGGTGGCATGACCCGTATGCCGCGCGTGGTGGAAACGGCGCATACCTTGGTCAACAAACCGCCGCATCAGGGTGTGAATCCTGACGAAGTGGTGGCGATCGGCGCAGGCATCCAGGGTGGCGTGCTGAAGGGTGAAGTGAAGGATGTGCTGTTGCTCGACGTGACGCCGTTGTCACTGGGCATCGAAACCCTTGGCGGCGTGTTCACGAAGTTGATCGAGCGCAATACGACAGTGCCAACGCGCAAGTCGGAAATTTTCTCCACGGCTTCGGACAATCAACCGGGCGTGGAAATTCATGTGTTGCAGGGTGAGCGCCAGTTCTCCCGCGACAACAAGACGATCGGCAAGTTTCAATTGACCGACATTCCTCCGGCCCCGCGCGGAGTGCCGCAGATCGAAGTCACGTTCGACATCGATGCGAACGGCATCCTGCATGTGAATGCCAAGGACCTGGGCACCGGCAAGGAACAGAAAATCACCATCACGGCCAGCAGCGGTCTCTCGAAGGACGAGATCGAGAAGATGCGCCGCGATGCGGAGACGCACGCGGAAGAGGATAAGAAGCGTCGCGAAGAGATTGATGCCCGCAACGAGGCGGACAATGCGGTGTATCGCACGGAAAAGATGCTGAAGGATAACAAGGACAAGATTTCCGATGCGGATCGCAGCAAGATTGAAGGCGTGGTCAACGAGGTGAAGGAAGCCTTGAAGGGGAGCGATGGCGCGGCCATCAAGTCGGCCAACGACAAGCTTACCGAAGTTTCGCAATCGGTTTGGGCGGAGATTTACAAAGCCGCTTCGGAGAAGGCGCAAGGGGGCCAACCTGGCGGACAAGCTGGTGGACCTCAGCCTGGCCCTGAAGCTGGTGGGCAAGCCGGTGGCGACAAAGGTGGCAAGGACGAAGGTCCGATCATCGACGCCGAAGTGGTGGACGATAAGAAATAATATTGGCCCGCGATTCACGCGGAAGGCGCTTTGAAGAATGAAGTGTCCTTCCGCTTGTGTCTGCGGATTAAACGAATTTTCCTGCACGCGAGTGCGGCGGGATTTGATTCAATCAGTTAAATCAAAATAAAAGATAAAGGAAAACCAAGTATGGCACTAAACGTTAAGCCGCTCGGGGATCGCATCCTCGTTGAAGCGGTCGAAGAAAAAGAAACCAAAAAGGGCGGCATTATCATTCCTGATTCCGCCAAGGAAAAACCGATGGAAAGCATCGTCGTGGCACTCGGCACGGGCAAAACCGACGACAATGGGAAAAAAGTTCCTTTCGAAGTGAAGAAGGGCGATCGCGTGCTCGTGAGCAAATACGGCGGCACCGAGATCAAACTTGATGGCAAGGAATACAAAATCCTGAACTCGGATGACATTCTTGCCGTCCTTGAGTAACACTGAAACTCCAACAATTAACCTAGGATTAGAAATATATGGCAGCTAAACAATTGATATTTGACGAAGTTGCGCGTCAGTCCCTGCTCAAGGGTGTGGAAAAACTGAGCCGCGCGGTCAAGGCTACTCTCGGTCCCAAGGGTCGTAACGTAGTGCTCGACAAAAAATTTGGTTCTCCCACGGTGACCAAGGACGGCGTAACCGTCGCCAAGGAAATCGAACTGGAAGACCCTTATGAAAACATGGGCGCGCAAATGGTGCGTGAAGTCGCGAGCAAGACGAGCGACACCGCCGGTGACGGCACCACGACCGCGACCGTTCTCGCTGAAGCGATTTATCGCGAAGGTTTGAAGAACGTGACCGCTGGCGCCAGCCCGATCAGCCTGCAACGCGGCATCCAAAAGGCCGTTGATGCAGCCGTCGAGCACCTCGCCAAGATTGCCAAGAAGGTCAAGGACAAGGAAGAGATCAAGCAGGTCGCAACCGTTTCCGCCAACTGGGACACCACCATCGGCGAAATCATTGCTGACGCGATGGACAAGGTCGGCAAGGACGGCACCATCACGGTCGAAGAAGCCAAGTCCATCGAAACCACCCTCGACGTCGTCGAAGGTATGCAGTTCGACAAGGGCTATCTTTCTCCTTACTTCGTGACCAACGCGGAGTCGATGGAAGCCAAGCTGGAAGATGCTTACATCCTGAATTACGAAAAGAAAATCAGCAGCCTCAAGGATCTTCTGCCGATCCTCGAGAAGGTGGCCAAGATTGGCAAGCCGCTGTTGATCATTGCGGAAGACGTGGAAGGCGAAGCGCTCGCGACTCTGGTCGTGAACAAGCTGCGCGGCACGTTGAACATTTGTGCTGTGAAGGCGCCTGGCTTCGGTGATCGCCGCAAAGCGATGATGGAAGACATTGCCATCCTGACCGGCGGCAAATGCATTACCGAAGACCTGGGCATCAAGCTCGACTCCATCGGTTTGGAAGACCTCGGCCGTGCCAAGTCGATCGTGGTGGACAAGGAAAACACCACCATTGTGGAAGGTTACGGAAAGTCCTCTGAGATCCAGGGCCGCGTGAATCAAATCCGCCGTCAGATTGAAGAGACCACTTCGGATTACGACCGCGAAAAATTGCAGGAACGCCTGGCCAAGCTGGCCGGTGGCGTGGCCGTCATCAACGTCGGTGCCGCTACTGAAACCGAGATGAAGGAAAAGAAAGCCCGTGTGGAAGACGCGTTGCACGCGACTCGCGCGGCGGTTGAAGAAGGCATTGTGCCTGGTGGTGGCGTGGCCCTGCTCCGCTGTCTCCCTGCCATTGATTCTTTGAAGCTCGAAGGCGACGAACAGATCGGTGTCGAGATCGTGAAGCGCGCCATCGAAGCTCCTCTCCGTGCATTGGCTTCCAATGCCGGCGTGGAAGGCTCCATCGTGGTTCAGGAAGTCAAGAAGCGTAAAGGCAAT
This window of the Pedosphaera parvula Ellin514 genome carries:
- a CDS encoding ADP-ribosylglycohydrolase family protein, encoding MTAIPNRSSPLERALISLDGLSVGDAFGEMLSTRAKAARRIVASKQLPPPGWWHTDDTQMAMAIVEELKAAQTIDPARLGERFAARYDRDPERGYGKGARMVLRAIFEGTNWQVANKKAFSCEGSKGNGGAMRVAPLGAYFADDLPRLVHEARQSCVPTHSHPEGIAGAIAVAVAAGVTWQNRLRPLEEARQLIWKTVLELTPAGETHDALVHASDLPPVTSVEKAAQHLGSGFLVTAPDTVPFAIWCAARHLDNFSEALISTLEGDGDCDTNCAIVGGIVSLYTGREGIPAEWLTSRERLNLE
- a CDS encoding extracellular catalytic domain type 1 short-chain-length polyhydroxyalkanoate depolymerase; the encoded protein is MKTEMEEATRLTREGRLAEAAALIRRSLGMGEASTATRARVVEAPPIDVTSSSTREPAELAVPLATGAEPDARTSAPRPTDQRTPPHQAPAAPVTPPPNLSALLAGLPKPDTLGKVQWRDRSGRQFAPEIVAPAAGQWRAGVFTGESGSRAYKLYLPSGYHGRRLPLVVMLHGCTQSADDFAAGTRMNFVAEAEGLLVLFPEQAVAANTSRCWNWFQSADQQRGRGEPAILAGMTREVLAEHNVDQNRVFIAGLSAGGAMAAILAATYPELFAAVGVHSGLAPGKAHDLPSALQAMQGLGLDRQPGAPGRSIPLILFHGDRDSTVHPRNAEEFIRQWVGDGPDESSLRRGQVPGGKTYSCAVYGNPDGRTLVERWTIHGASHAWSGGSVNGSFTDPAGPNASQELVRFFREHPQPSA
- a CDS encoding CopG family transcriptional regulator, with protein sequence MAIETEKITLNLGPVDLGQVDLLVQEGFYSTRTDFLRTAIRNQLLVHADVLKQAAVRKTLVLGLQRFTRKDLEAVQAAGQKLRIRVLGLATIDEDVSPELAMATIDEIYVLGAFHASAGVKRALASRLQ
- the dnaK gene encoding molecular chaperone DnaK, with amino-acid sequence MAKVLGIDLGTTNSCMAVMEGGEPLVLENSEGKRTTPSVVAFTKSGERLVGDAAKRQAVTNSRNTVYSIKRFMGRKFDEVQEEIKRVPYKVVRASNGDVAVEVEVEGKSKQYSPPEVSAMILAKLKADAEMRLGETITQAVITVPAYFNDSQRQATKDAGRIAGLEVLRIINEPTAASLAYGLDKKKDEKIAVYDLGGGTFDISVLEIGDGVFEVKATNGDTHLGGDDWDNRIMDWILDEFKREQGMDLRKQPDALQRIKEEAEKAKIALSSAQQYDINLPFITADASGPKHISMKLTRAKMEQICDDLFERTITPVRNCLKDAEITADKIDELVLVGGMTRMPRVVETAHTLVNKPPHQGVNPDEVVAIGAGIQGGVLKGEVKDVLLLDVTPLSLGIETLGGVFTKLIERNTTVPTRKSEIFSTASDNQPGVEIHVLQGERQFSRDNKTIGKFQLTDIPPAPRGVPQIEVTFDIDANGILHVNAKDLGTGKEQKITITASSGLSKDEIEKMRRDAETHAEEDKKRREEIDARNEADNAVYRTEKMLKDNKDKISDADRSKIEGVVNEVKEALKGSDGAAIKSANDKLTEVSQSVWAEIYKAASEKAQGGQPGGQAGGPQPGPEAGGQAGGDKGGKDEGPIIDAEVVDDKK
- the groES gene encoding co-chaperone GroES gives rise to the protein MALNVKPLGDRILVEAVEEKETKKGGIIIPDSAKEKPMESIVVALGTGKTDDNGKKVPFEVKKGDRVLVSKYGGTEIKLDGKEYKILNSDDILAVLE
- the groL gene encoding chaperonin GroEL (60 kDa chaperone family; promotes refolding of misfolded polypeptides especially under stressful conditions; forms two stacked rings of heptamers to form a barrel-shaped 14mer; ends can be capped by GroES; misfolded proteins enter the barrel where they are refolded when GroES binds); translation: MAAKQLIFDEVARQSLLKGVEKLSRAVKATLGPKGRNVVLDKKFGSPTVTKDGVTVAKEIELEDPYENMGAQMVREVASKTSDTAGDGTTTATVLAEAIYREGLKNVTAGASPISLQRGIQKAVDAAVEHLAKIAKKVKDKEEIKQVATVSANWDTTIGEIIADAMDKVGKDGTITVEEAKSIETTLDVVEGMQFDKGYLSPYFVTNAESMEAKLEDAYILNYEKKISSLKDLLPILEKVAKIGKPLLIIAEDVEGEALATLVVNKLRGTLNICAVKAPGFGDRRKAMMEDIAILTGGKCITEDLGIKLDSIGLEDLGRAKSIVVDKENTTIVEGYGKSSEIQGRVNQIRRQIEETTSDYDREKLQERLAKLAGGVAVINVGAATETEMKEKKARVEDALHATRAAVEEGIVPGGGVALLRCLPAIDSLKLEGDEQIGVEIVKRAIEAPLRALASNAGVEGSIVVQEVKKRKGNDGYNVATNEYEDLVKAGVVDPKKVTRSALQNASSIAGLLLTTECLITEVPEKEKPAPAGHGGGHGGGMGGMDY